Below is a genomic region from Pseudarthrobacter sulfonivorans.
AATCTTTTGTGCTGGATCCCGACGGCGAGCCGGCCCGCCGGGCCGACGTCGCCGCAGGATCCCGCGCCTGGGTGCGGAAGCTGAAGCTGCCTGCGGTCAGTCCAGCCCTGGTCAAGCGCTCCGCGCTCATCCTCCGGGCCATGGTGCACGAACCGACCGGCGGAGTTCTTGCGGCGCCCACCACTTCGCTACCCGAGGGAATCGGCGGAATCCGCAACTGGGATTACCGGTACTGCTGGCTGCGGGACGGTTCCATGACCGTGAAGGCACTGGTGGATCTGGGTTCCACGGAAGAGGCCGAGGGCTTCCTACGGTGGCTCGGCCGGATCCTGGACGAGGCTCCAGGCCCCGAGTGGCTGCACCCGCTGTATTCGGTGAGCGGGAAAGCCATGGTTACAGAGGCCACCATCGAGAGTTTGCCAGGCTATGCAGGGTCGCGACCGGTGCGGATCGGCAATGCCGCGGACCACCAGGTGCAGCTGGACGTCTTCGGCCCGATCGCGGAGCTGATCCACGGGCTGAGTGAATACCGCGATCTCCTGACCGATTTTCAGTGGGAACTGCTGGAGCAGATGGCAGCGGCTGTCATGGCCCGCTGGCACGAACCCGACCACGGGATCTGGGAAGTCCGGCGCCCGCAACGGCACCACGTCTATACGAAGGTCATGTGCTGGGTCACGCTGGACCGGGCGCTGCGCACCGCCGCGCGCCACGGCCGGGTGCCTGATCCGCTGTGGCGCATCACCGCAGACACCATCCGGGACGAAGTCCTGCGTCAGGGCTGGAACGAGGATTCGGCGTCGTACACGGTGGCCTACGGCAGTCCGGATCTGGACGCGGCGGTCCTGCATATCGGCCTCTCCGGCCTGCTGGACGTGGACGACCCGCGATTCCTGGGAACGGTCAACGCCGTCGAACGCGTCCTGCGGGTGGGTCCCACCGTTTTCCGGTACAGGTACGACGACGGGCTGCCGGGTCTGGAGGGCGGCTTCCACATCTGCACGACCTGGCTGATCGAGGCCTATCTCGCAGTCGGCCGCGCCGATGATGCCCAGGTACTGTTCGGCCAGCTCGTGAACCTGATCGGACCCACCGGGCTGCTGCCCGAAGAGTATGACCCGGTGACAGAAACGCACCTAGGCAACCATCCGCAGGCCTATTCGCACCTGGGCCTGATCCGATGCGCGCAACTGCTGGACCGGTATCAGGTTCAGGAGGGCTAAGCCTTGATCCACCAACCTACTTATTGGGCGTCCCGGCGTTGAATTTGGCTGCGGAGTTCCGGTTTTGGGGCGTGCGGGAGTGTCCGGGCAGTGGAAGCCTAAAGGTTCTGTAGGGGATTGGCCATGGCGGCATTTGACGCCTGTTATAACAACTCGTGCCTGTAGTGCAGGAGGAACTCATGCTTGTAGTGAAGGCCGATCCAAGGGGATTCAGTAAATTCGTCAATATTGATCACCTGGAGCGGCGCTGGTGCCTCTTCTGCGCGGGTTTTCCAGTCCGGCGCACCTGATCCGAACGCACTCTGAGTAGTGCTATCGAGAGGAACTCGACGTCTGAGCATGCTGTCTCCTCGTCTTGGTAGGTGATCAGGACTGGCGGCGCGAACCAGAATCGGAGTCTGTCAGCAGGCATTGTGTGATGGACCCTCGCTGGAGGACCCATCAGTGGGCTCTGCTTGGGCACGAACTGCCACGCCGCCCATTCGCACCAGCACAGCACCCGCTGGGGACTGCGGCGTCTTCCTCGTGCCTGACGTTACCAACAGATAAGCGGTAATGCTTAGTTTCGAGTTCGATTAGGTCGCTTTCGGAAGCTGCGCCACGTACTCGACGTCGTGATCGATGCGACCGAGCTTGCGCCCGCCCTTTGGTGGCTTCGCTTCTTCGAAGAACAGCTCATTGAGCTCAAGGAACTTTTCGTCGTCCCCTTCGAGCTCGTCGTCGAAGCGGATGGCTGAAACCGGGCAGGCGGGCTCGCAAGCACCGCAATTTATGCACTGGTCAGAGTTGATGTACATCATCCGATTGCCCTCGAAAAGACAGTCAACGGGACATACTTGGATGCAGCTTTTGTCTTTGATATCAACGCAAGCTTCGGTTACAACAAAGGTCATTTGAGGCCCTTCCGGACGTCGGTGTTCGGAGCGTAATAGGGGGTGGACGCGGAGGTTTCAATGTGTACACTGAAACCTAAGCGTTGTATTTCAAAACTACCACGCAGAACGGTTACGTGACCAGTGCAGTTCGCTGAAACCCTTTCGCTAAAACCCTGAGGAGACCCGATGACGGTTAACGCCATCCAGACCCGCCGAGTAGACCCGTACAGCCCCCCGACCGAACACCTCGAGTTGCAAAGCGACGAGCCCGTCGCCTTCCTCGACTGGCGCGACGGACGCAAGGCCTGGGCGATCACAAAGCACGCCGATGTCCGCACGATGCTGAGCGACGTACGCTTCAGCTCTGACCGGTCGAACCCCGATCACCCGGCGCATGGCGGCTACGTTCCCGGTGCACATAAGGGGGCGATCATTGCAATCGATCCGCCCGAGCATTCCGCAATCCGCTCGCGCGTCATGAACGAGTTCACGGTGAAAAAGATCTCGCTTATGCGCCCGCGCATCGAGGAGATTGTCAGCGAAGCCCTCGATGCGATGCTCGATGGGAAGTCCGAGGCGGAACTGGTGGAGGAGTTGTCCCTTCCGGTCCCCGCGATGGCGATTGCCGAGTTGCTCGGAGTGCCTTATGAGGACCACGACTTCTTCCAGCACAACACCTCTCT
It encodes:
- the fdxA gene encoding ferredoxin yields the protein MTFVVTEACVDIKDKSCIQVCPVDCLFEGNRMMYINSDQCINCGACEPACPVSAIRFDDELEGDDEKFLELNELFFEEAKPPKGGRKLGRIDHDVEYVAQLPKAT